In Miscanthus floridulus cultivar M001 chromosome 5, ASM1932011v1, whole genome shotgun sequence, one genomic interval encodes:
- the LOC136452142 gene encoding ERBB-3 BINDING PROTEIN 1-like, translating to MSSDDEVREEKELDLSSNDVVTKYKAAAEILNNALKLVVSECKPKAKIVDLCEKGDSFIREQTGNVYKNAKRKIERGIAFPTCVSVNNTVCHFSPLATDDAVLEENDMVKIDMGCHIDGFIAVVAHTHVIANGPVTGRAADVLAAANTAAEVAM from the exons ATGTCGTCGGACGATGAGGTCAGGGAGGAGAAGGAGCTCGACCTCTCCTCCAACGACGTCGTCACTAAGTACAAGGCTGCCGCCGAAATCCTCAACA ATGCTCTGAAGCTGGTTGTGTCTGAGTGCAAGCCAAAAGCGAAGATTGTTGACCTTTGTGAGAAGGGCGACTCTTTCATAAGAGA GCAAACTGGGAATGTCTACAAGAATGCAAAGAGGAAGATTGAAAGGGGCATTGCTTTCCCAACCTGTGTATCCGTGAATAACACCGTCTGCCACTTCTCACCACTTGCCACAGATGATGCAGTTCTTGAAGAAAATGATATGGTTAAAAT TGATATGGGCTGTCATATTGATGGCTTTATTGCTGTGGTGGCACATACACATGTAATTGCAAATGGGCCTGTCACAGGAAGAGCAGCTGATGTTCTTGCTGCTGCCAACACAGCAGCAGAAGTTGCTATGTGA